TGCGGCAACAGCCACTCCTCAAGCGACTCCAGAAGCGATATTTCATCAACGTCGGGCCACGCCTCTTCCGGCAACCACTGCGCGGCACAGTGCAGTCTCAGGCGTAGCTGTTCCGCTTCCGGGGTCCAGTTGAGCACGCTCAGGCCCTTATCCCGGATGCCGTTGAGCATCGCCTGATGCAGCTCCTCTTCCGAAGGCTTCGCCAGCGGCTGGGTCTTGATCACCAGTTGCCCGATACAGGTGCGTCGCCAGGCCTTCAGGGTGCCCAGCGCTTCGTCCCACTCGACGGTATCAGAACGCTGAGCCAACGCCGGACACTGCTCAATCAGCGCATGAATATCCACCGGCAGCGCCAGTAAAATCCGTGCATCCGGCGACGAACTGCCCTGCAATAGCAGCGGCGCAATCAGCCACTCATGGCGACCCAGCGCATCGTCAGCGTCAAGCATTGCACCCATCCCGTTCGCCAGTTGGTAGCGCCCCTCCTGGCCTCGACGATGGGCAATGCGGTCGGCAAAAGCCGCTGCCAGCAGCGCAGCCATTTGGCTGGCATCAGGCTGACCGCCGCGGGTCGCCAGTCGCTTCATCAGCTGCTGCGCTCGCTGCTGCCAGTTGGCCTGCTGGCGGGAAAACGCCGAACTGAGATCGCTATTACCGCCGCGCGGTGGTTCTTCAAGGATCGCCGCCAGTTTCGCCGCCGTTGCCACACCATCGGTATCATCCGTTGCGGTCAACATGGCCGCCAGGCGTGGATCGTTACCCAACGCGGCCATTTTGCGCCCGTGCGCCGAGAGTCGCTCGCCGTCCAGCGCCGAGAGCGCAGTCAGCAGGCGACGGGCCGCCGCCAGGTTAGCCGCAGGCGGCAGATCCAGCCAACGAAGCTGGGACGGGTCCTGACATCCCCACTGTAAAAGCTCCAGCAATAGCGCCGACAGATCGCTTTGCAGGATTTCCGCATCGCCCTGCGCCGCCGCGCGCTCAGCCTGCTCTTTACCGATCAAATGCAGGCAGATCCCCGGTTCCAGACGTCCGGCACGCCCGGCGCGCTGGGTCATCGAGGCCTGGCTGATGCGTTGTGTGATCAGGCGAGTCAATCCCGTGCGAGCGTCAAAGCGAGCGACGCGCTCCTGGGCGCTATCCACCACCAGCCGAATACCTTCGATAGTCAGACTGGTTTCGGCAATATTGGTCGCCAGCACCACTTTGCGCATCCCGGCCGGCGCAGGCAGTATCGCCTTGCGCTGCTCGTTCAGCGGCAGCGCGCCATATAGCGGACAGAGAACCACATCGTTCGCCACCCGCTCCGCCAGCCGCTCCTGCACCCGCTGAATCTCTCCAACGCCGGGCAGGAATAGCAGCATCGAGCCGTTTTCGCTGCGCAGCAGTTCTGCGGCGGCAATCGCCACCGCCTCGTCAAATCGCTGATGCGTTGGCAGCGGCGAAAAACGCCGTTCAACCGGAAACGCGCGCCCTGCGGATGTCACCGTTGGCGCGTCCGGCAGCAGCTGTTGCAAACGCTCGTTATCCAGCGTCGCCGACATGATCAGCAGCTTGAGATCGTCGCGCAATCCCTGCTGCACATCGAGCAGCAGCGCCAGCGCCAGATCCGCCTGCAGGCTGCGTTCGTGAAATTCATCGAGGATCACCAGCCCAATGTCGGTCAGTTCGGGATCGCGCTGGATCATCCGCGTCAAAATACCTTCCGTGACGACTTCGAGGCGCGTCTTCGGCCCGACGCAGGTCTCGGCGCGCATGCGATAGCCCACGGTCTCGCCGGGTTTCTCCCCCAGCAGCTCCGCCAGCCTTTGCGCCACGTTGCGTGCAGCCAGCCGCCGCGGCTCCAGCAGAATAATGCGTCCGTTGATTTTACCTTCCGCGAGGATTTGCAGCGGCAGCCAGGTGGATTTCCCGGCACCGGTTGGCGCATTGAGCAGTACCTGCGGCGCATGCTGCAGGGCAGTGAGAAGTTCAGGAAGAACGGCGGCAACCGGCAATGAGGACACGAAGGGCTCCGGAGGTTAACATTTGAGGGCAAGCATTGTAGCATCCTGATAATTCATTACCGAGTCTCTATCATGTCCGAGCCGAAAAGGCTGTTTTTCGCCCTTGAGCTGCCTAAAGAGGTTCAGCGGCAAATTGTTCACTGGCGCGCCGCCAGCTTTCCCGACGATGCGGGTCGACCGGTGGCGGCGGATAATCTCCATCTGACGCTGGCGTTTCTCGGCGAGGTGAGCACGGAGAAACAGCGCGCACTGTCCGCGATGGCCGGGCGTATTCGCCAGCCGGGCTTTACTTTAACGCTTGATGATGCCGGACAATGGCTGCGTTCACGCGTCGTATGGCTGGGCACCCGCCAGCCACCGCGCGGGGTGCTTCAGCTGGCGAATATGCTGCGCGCTCAGGCGGCCCGCAGCGGCTGCTATCAGAGTCCGCAGCCGTTTCATCCGCATATCACCCTACTGCGCGACGCGCGCCATGCGGTGCCTATTCCGCCGCCCGGCTTCAACTGGGCGTTTGCGGTCAACGAATTTGTCCTCTACGAGTCCAGCTTTAGCCGCGGGCGCACCCGCTACACCGCTCTGGAACGTTACCCTTTCGACAAGGAAAGCTGATGCAGTTCACTCCCCCGCTACAGTCCGCCATCTTAATTAAACGTTACAAACGGTTTCTTGCCGATGTTGTCACCCCCGATGGCTGTGAGCTAACTCTGCACTGCCCCAACACTGGCGCAATGACCGGTTGCGCCGCGCCGGGCGATACCGTCTGGTATTCCACATCGGATAATCCTAAGCGCAAATATGCGCACACTTGGGAATTAACTGAAACCGTACAGGGCGCAATAATTTGTGTTAATACTTTACGCGCTAATACGTTGGCGAAAGAGGCGATTCTGGCAGGAAACATTCCTGAACTTTTGGGTTATAACACGCTGAAAAGTGAAGTGAAGTATGGTTCTGAAAGTAGCCGCATTGATATTCTGTTACAGGCAGATTACCAACAAAACTGCTATATTGAAGTGAAATCGGTTACGTTGGCGGAGAAAGAATACGGTTACTTCCCCGATGCGGTCACCGAGCGCGGTCAGAAGCACCTGCGGGAGCTGATGAGCGTAGCGGCGGCGGGCGATCGGGCGGTAATTTTGTTCGCCGTACTGCATTCGGCGATCGACCGTTTCTCACCCGCGCATCATATTGATGCCAGATACGCACAGCTATTGATTGAAGCGCAAACCAAGGGGGTAGAAATTCTCGCATACAAGGCGGAACTTTCTACCGAAACAATGACTCTGAATAAGCCGATTACCGTGGTGTTAACCCCCGGTAAATAAACGGCTAAATAGTATTCTGGTCGCGAGCGCAAATACGCTTTTCCTCACAGGGTTGTCAAGTGTAACGTTTAGATAATTGCTATCCGGAAAAGCATCTGCTATTTATAGCGGCCTGATTTTTCCCCCTACACGGGGATCGATAGTGCGTGTTAAGGAGAAGCAACATGCAAGAAGGGCAAAACCGTAAAACATCGTCCCTGAGTATTCTCTCCATCGCAGGGGTGGAGCCGTACCAAGTAAAACCGGGCGAAGAGTACATGAACGAAGCCCAGTTGGCGCACTTCAGGCGCATTCTTGAAGCGTGGCGTAATCAACTTAGGGATGAAGTGGATCGCACCGTGTCGCACATGCAGGATGAAGCTGCCAACTTCCCGGACCCGGTAGACCGTGCCGCCCAGGAAGAAGAGTTCAGCCTGGAGCTGCGTAACCGCGATCGTGAACGTAAACTGATCAAAAAGATCGAAAAAACCCTGAAAAAAGTCGAAGACGAAGATTTCGGCTACTGTGAATCCTGTGGCGTCGAGATTGGCATCCGTCGTCTGGAAGCGCGTCCGACCGCTGACCTGTGCATTGATTGCAAAACGCTGGCGGAAATTCGCGAAAAACAGATGGCAGGCTAATCCACTTCGCTGGTGTATCTCCGGCGGGAGTTCGCTCCCGCCTTGATGCTTTATCAGTCACATCATGAAAGACTCACACTATATTGGGCGCTTTGCCCCCTCACCTTCTGGCGAACTCCACTTCGGCTCACTGATTGCCGCGCTTGGCAGCTATCTGCAAGCTCGGGCGCAGGGCGGTATCTGGCGCGTGCGCATTGAAGATATCGATCCGCCGCGTGAAGTCCCCGGCGCCGCCGCAACTATTCTGCGTCAATTAGAACATTACGGCCTGCACTGGGACGGTGAAGTGCTTTGGCAATCGCAGCGTCACGAAGCCTATCGTGAGCGTCTGGCCTGGCTGCACGAGCAGGGACTCTGCTATTACTGCACCTGTACCCGCGCGCGCATTCATGCCGTCGGCGGTCTTTACGACGGTCACTGCCGGGATTTACAGCTCGGTGCACAAAACGCAGCCCTGCGCCTGCGGCAAACGCGGCCGGTTCTCGAGTTTTACGATCGACTGCACGGTACTCTCGTTGCGGATGAACCGCTGGCGCGTGAAGATTTCATTATTCATCGTCGCGATGGGCTGTTCGCCTATAATCTTGCGGTCGTGGTGGACGATCATTTCCAGGGCATCAGCGAAATTGTCCGCGGTGCCGATCTGATTGAACCCACGGTGCGGCAGATTTCGCTGTATCAGCATTTTGGCTGGCAGCCGCCGGACTATATTCATCTACCTCTGGCGCTAAACGCTCAGGGAAATAAACTGTCGAAGCAAAATCATGCTCCAGCGCTATCGCAAGGCGATCCACGCCCGGAAATTGTGCGAGCGTTAACGTTTCTTAACCAGGATGTCATTCAGGAATGGCGAGAGCTGAATATTGACGATTTACTCAAGCATGCGGTAGTGAACTGGCAGCCGGAGAAAATCCAGCATTCTCAAATGCGTTCTGCTGAGCTATGATTAGCCGCTATTTTTTTGTCCTGAAGTCCGTCTGACACTACGAGGTGTACCATTTTTACCCGAGTCGCTAATTTTTGCCGCAAGGTGCTAAGCCGTGAAGAGCGCGAGGCAGAAGCCGCCGTCGAACAACGACATATGACGGTTATCCCGCGTGATCAGCATGCAATTTCCCGCAAAGATATCAGTGAAAATGCCCTCAAGGTCATGTACAGACTCAATAAGGCGGGCTACGAATCGTGGCTTGTCGGCGGCGGCGTACGCGACCTGCTGCTGGGCAAAAAGCCGAAAGATTTCGATGTCACGACCAATGCAACTCCGGAGCAAGTACGCAAGCTGTTCCGCAACTGCCGTCTGGTCGGTCGTCGCTTCCGCCTGGCGCACGTGATGTTCGGGCCAGAAATTATTGAAGTCGCCACCTTCCGTGGTCATCACGAAGGGCATACCACCGATCGCGTTACCTCGCAGCTTGGCCAGAACGGCATGCTGCTGCGCGACAACATCTTCGGTTCAATCGAAGAAGATGCCCAACGCCGCGACTTCACCATCAACAGCCTTTATTACAGCGTCGCTGATTTCACCGTGCGCGACTACGTCGGCGGCATGAAGGATCTGCAGGATGGCGTTATCCGTCTGATTGGCGATCCGGAAACCCGCTATCGCGAAGATCCAGTGCGCATGCTGCGCGCGGTGCGTTTTGCAGCGAAGCTCAATATGAACATCAGCGAAGAGACCGCGGAGCCGATCCCGCGTCTGGCTACGCTGCTGCACGACGTACCTCCGGCGCGTCTGTTTGAAGAAGTCCTGAAGCTGCTGCAAGCGGGTGATGGCTATCAAACCTACATGCTGCTGCGCGAATACAATCTGTTCCAGCCGCTGTTCCCGACCATCACCCGCTACTTTACCGAGCGCGGTGATAGCCCGATGGAGCGCATTATCAGCCAGGTGCTGAAGAATACCGATAACCGCATCCGTAACGATATGCGCGTTAATCCGGCGTTCCTGTTCGCGGTGATGTTCTGGTATCCGCTGCTTGAGATGGCGCAGAAAATTGCCCAGGAGAGCGGTCTGGCCTACCACGACGCCTTCGCGCTGGCGATGAACGACGTGCTGGATGAAGCCTGCCGCACGCTGGCGATCCCTAAACGCATTACCACGCTGGTACGCGATATCTGGCAGCTTCAGCTGCGGATGTCTCGCCGTCAGGGCAAACGCGCGTGGAAGCTGATGGAGCATCCGAAATTCCGCGCCGCCTACGATCTTCTCGAACTGCGCGCGGGTGCGGAGAATAACGGCGAGCTTCTGCGTCTGACCAAATGGTGGGGCGAGTTCCAGGTGGCCATGCCGCCCGATCAGAAAGATATGCTTGACGATCTGGGCGACGACCCGGCCCCGCGCCGCCGCCACCGTCGTCCACGTAAGCGCGCCCCGCGTCGCGAAGGCAGCGCATGACGTTAGTCTACATCGCCATCGGCAGCAATCTGGCCTCTCCTCTGGAGCAGGTGAACGCTGCCGTTAGCGCGCTGGGTGAAATTCCTGACAGCCGGGTGATAAGCGTTTCCTCTTTCTATCGCACACCACCGCTGGGGCCACAGGATCAACCTGATTACCTCAACGCCGCCGTGGCGCTGGAAACTTCGCTCACACCTGAAGCACTACTTGATCACACCCAGCGCATCGAACTACAGCAGGGCCGCACACGTAAAGCAGAACGCTGGGGACCGCGCACGCTGGATCTCGACATCATGCTATTTGGCGATGAAGTGATAAATACTCCGCACCTGACCGTGCCGCATTATGATATGAAAAACCGCGGTTTTATGTTGTGGCCGCTGTTTGAAATCGCCCCTGAGCTGCATTTCCCTGACGGGATATCATTACGAACTGTGCTGGCGAACCTCGCCGCAGATAAACCCGCCATTTGGTAATATCCTTTCGTATTTTAGCAATTACGGCGATCGTGGTAATCGATTGCCCAAAACCATTGCCCCCCTGAATGCTGCTGTTAGAATGCCGATTAATATGACTTTCATCATCAGGAAACGTTATGAAACCGACCACTATCTCCCTGCTGCAAAAATGTAAGCAAGAGAAGAAGCGCTTCGCCACCATCACCGCCTACGACTACAGCTTTGCCAAACTGTTTGCCGACGAAGGCATCAACGTGCTGCTGGTCGGCGACTCGCTGGGTATGACGGTACAAGGCCACGACTCCACTCTACCGGTCACCGTAGAAGACATTGCCTACCACACTCGCGCCGTGCGTCGCGGTGCGCCGAACTGCCTGCTGCTCGCCGACCTGCCGTTTATGGCTTATGCCACGCCTGAACAAACCTTCGAGAACGCAGCCATCGTGATGCGCGCGGGGGCCAATATGGTCAAAATCGAAGGCGGTGCGTGGCTGGTGGATACGGTAAAAATGCTTGCCGAACGCGCGGTACCGGTGTGCGGGCATCTGGGCCTGACCCCTCAGTCAGTGAATGTCTTCGGCGGTTATAAAATTCAGGGCCGCGGCGACGCCGGGCAAATTCTGCTTGATGATGCGCTGGCGTTAGAAGCGGCTGGCGCGCAGCTGCTGGTGCTGGAGTGCGTGCCGGTTGAGCTGGCAAAACGCGTTACCGAAGCCTTAACCATTCCGGTGATCGGCATTGGCGCAGGCAACGTCACCGACGGGCAGATCCTCGTGATGCATGACGCCTTCGGTATTACCGGCGGCCATATTCCAAAATTCGCCAAAAATTTCCTTAGCACGGCAGGCGACATGCGCGCCGCAGTGCGGCAGTATGTTGCCGAAGTGGAGTCCGGCGTCTATCCGGGCGAAGAACACAGTTTCCATTAAGGAGTGTTGTTGTGCTGATTATTGAAACCCTGCCGCTGCTGCGCCAGCATATCCGTCGTTTACGTCAGGAAGGTAAACGCATCGCGCTGGTTCCCACCATGGGTAACCTGCACGATGGTCATATGAAGCTGGTTGATGCAGCGAAAGCCAGCGCGGATATCGTGGTGGTCAGTATCTTCGTCAACCCGATGCAGTTTGACCGCCCCGAGGATCTGGCGCGCTATCCGCGCACGCTGCAGGACGATTGTGAGAAACTAAATAAACGCAAAGTCGATTTTGTCTTTGCTCCAGCTACGGCGGAAATCTACCCGCAGGGTACCGAAAGCCAGACTTACGTTGATGTACCGGGTCTGTCGACGATGCTCGAAGGCGCCAGCCGTCCGGGCCACTTCCGCGGCGTCTCCACTATCGTCAGCAAGCTGTTTAACCTCGTGCAGCCGGATGTCGCCTGCTTTGGCGAGAAAGATTTCCAGCAGTTGGCATTGATTCGCAAGATGGTGGCCGATATGGGCTACGACATCGAAATTATTGGCGTGCCGATTATGCGTGCCAAAGATGGTCTGGCCCTCAGCTCGCGCAACGGTTATCTCACTGCCGATCAGCGTAAAATTGCACCGGGGCTGTATAAGGTGATGAGTCGCGTGGCGGAGAAGCTGGTGGCTGGTGAACGCAATCTGGACGAAGTTATCGCCATTGCCGCCCAGGAACTGAACGAGAAAGGCTTCCGCGCCGACGATATTCAAATTCGCGATGCGGATACGCTGCTTGAACTCACGGAAAACAGTCAGCGCGCGGTGATTCTGATGGCGGCATGGCTCGGCCAGGCGCGTTTGATCGACAATCAAAACGTCGTGCTCGCACAGTAGACATCGGTTAAAAATAAGGCAATACTGCCTGGAATTTCCTCAAAGCGGATGTTACATCCGCTTCGTTATCGTTAAGCTTCAAAGGTAAAACGTTATGATTCGTAATATGCTGCAGGGCAAACTACACCGCGTTAAAGTCACGCAGGCCGACCTGCACTACGAAGGCTCCTGCGCTATTGATCAGGATTTTCTTGATGCATCCGGTATTCTGGAGAATGAAGCTATTCACCTGTGGAATGTCACCAACGGTAATCGTTTCTCCACCTACGCCATCGCCGCAGAGCGCGGTTCCAGAATTATTTCCGTTAACGGCGCCGCAGCGCACTGTGCAAACGTCGGCGACATTTTAATTATCGCCAGCTTCGTTATGATGCCAGATGAAGAAGCCCGCACCTGGCAGCCGAAAGTGGCCTATTTCGAAGGCGATAACGAAATGAAGCGCCAGGCCAAAGCCATTCCGGTACAGGTGGCGTGATATTACCCCTGCGGCTGGTTGCTGACCAGCCGCGACATGGTCTCCAGCGAATCCGTTTTTAAAATATAAAGCCTTTTCAATAAGAATGGATTATCCCCCGGCTTTACCTTCCCTCTTACCGTGGTCACCGCCAGATGAAAACCAGCGTCGTTCGCCGCCTTCACCGCCGTCGCGTTGTAGCCGCCAAACGGGTATGAGAGATAGAGCACATGCGGATTAAACTGCGCCAGATCCCGCCGCGAACGCTCAAAATCAAACAAAATATTGTGGTAACTGCGACTCAGAAGAATCGGATGACGATAAGCATCAACCCGATGCAGAAAATGAGTATGTGACTGCACGTCAAAGACGTCCTGAATCTGCTTAAGTTCGGAAATACTCATAAACTGCAGCGATTTCGGTGCCCATTTCTGCGGATGGCGCTTAATGCGCGACGAGATAATAAAGGCCGTGGCGTGAAAGCCATACTGCTTAAGAATCGGATACGCATAGCGATTGACCGACTTCAGACCATCATCAAAAGTAATGACTACCGAGCGTGCAGGAAGATTCACTTTATTGCGCAGATAGCCTTCCAGTTGATACATACTCAGAGTCGTATAACCCTGGTCACGAAGCCAGGTCATCTGATTGCTGAAGGCGCGGACGGAAGTGGTGGTTGAGGTGTGGCGAAAGCGGGTATTTTCTTCATCACGCAGAATATGGTGATAAGTCAGAATCGGAATACCGTTATCTTCCTGCGCATCCAGACTGCTCACCCACGCCAGGCGATTGCCAATGCGGATTTGAAACCAGGTTTGATTAAGCCGGTCTTTGAGCTTGCTGATAATGGGATAGCGTAGATTACTCGTCAGCGTGCCGAACGGGGCGCTGCCGACGGAAGGCGCGTCATAAACCGGCGTATCTTTCCAGGTAATAAGATTTTGGTTGCTCAGCGGCTTATTCAGGTCGCCCAGGTTATCCTCAACCCGCTGCTTGCCCTGTACCGACTCCAGATGGCCCTTATCAATAAAACCGGTGCCAAAACCAAAATTGAACTCATAGTAATCCGCCGCCGTTGGCACTACCGCGAGAATTTGCCCTGCCCGCACGTTACCAACGCTGACAACCTGATTACCCACTTGCGCCCAAATATCGGCGTCTTCGGTGGTCTGCATATAATGCGCAGGCACTCCCTGCTGGCTTAACAGACTGGCGGAAGCGCTGAGAGACATCAAAAAGAGGAGTAAAGCGAGAGTTCGGGCAAACATGCGCATCAAGCCGATAGACAAATCTGCCGTTATTGTAACAAAAGCGGTATCAATACCAATGCTTAATTCCCGTTCGGCTCGTGCAGCAATCGGAAAGGGGGATTTTTTTGCTGCTGATGCCAGAGGCTGCTCACTACAGGGCCTCCGGTAGTCACTATCGCGTGACGGAAAGCTTCGCTGCTCAGGCTCTGACGCAACAGATACATATCCTCCAGTAATGGGTAGCTAATTCCGGAAATGACTTCGCAGTGGGTATGCTTATGGCTCATCAGCGCCGCTACACGATATGGTGCCGCGCCGGTTTTGTCGGTCAGAAAAATGACGCCTTCACCGCTGTCCGTCTCGTGCAGCGCATCACACATCATGCGGCTCAGCATATTACTGCTGAGATTACGCCAATAGTTTACCGCCCGACATTGCGCCAGCGGCCCAAACTTTTTCTCCAGAAGATCCAGCATCTCCTGCGCCACTTCATCATGACAGGTAATCACCCAACCCAGCATACTTCCTCCTTATTGAAGGTTAGGATCCTATCTTGCCCTGGCAATAATTTTAGTGATAACGCTCCAGTTTTATGCATGAATCAACTAATACTTTTATCTTATTGTAGGACATTCTACTTATAATCAATAAGAATCATCTATGCACCAAAAGAAATTAATAAATAAAAAACATAATCCTTTTCTTAAATGATTAAAGAAAAGAAATTAAGATTAACCTCACTCTTTACCTTTACTCATCATACAAAGATAATCACTTCGCAATTAATATATTTCTTAAGGAGTGAGAAATGAAAGTTAAAGCAAGCGTATTTATCATTGCATCATTATTATCTTCACCTATGGCTTTTGCGGCAGATAACTCAGGTGATGGTCAAGTCCATATTACAGGTAATATTATTGAAAGCGCCTGTACTGTAGCCAGCGATTCAAAAGCCATTGACGTGCTGCTGGAAGACCGAAATACCAGCGCGTTTACCGCAATGGGTGATACCTCGGCGGAGAAAGAGTTTAAAATTAAGTTAGAGAATTGCAATTCAAGTTCATATGAAAATGTAAGAGTAAGGTTTGAAGGAATGGCCGATGCAACGGGGGGCAGCACTGTTCTCGCTAACACTGGCGATGCAGCAGGCATCGGCGTCCAAATTCTGGATAATGGGACGCCAATGGATTTCACCGATCACAGCGGCTGGTCCACAACGAACACCAGCTTGCTGGATAATGAGGGCAACCCGCAAATTCCGTTCACCGCACGCTATTACGCGACCAAGAGCATGGCTGGCATCGTCGCGGGTACAGTAGACACCACGGCAACGTTCTATCTGCAATACAATTAATGACTTATTTCGGCAGTCTTGCTAAGACTGCCACTTTCCCCATGGAAGGGATAATATGAATAAATTTATCAAAACACTGC
This Klebsiella sp. RHBSTW-00484 DNA region includes the following protein-coding sequences:
- a CDS encoding PTS sugar transporter subunit IIA codes for the protein MLGWVITCHDEVAQEMLDLLEKKFGPLAQCRAVNYWRNLSSNMLSRMMCDALHETDSGEGVIFLTDKTGAAPYRVAALMSHKHTHCEVISGISYPLLEDMYLLRQSLSSEAFRHAIVTTGGPVVSSLWHQQQKNPPFRLLHEPNGN
- a CDS encoding fimbrial protein yields the protein MKVKASVFIIASLLSSPMAFAADNSGDGQVHITGNIIESACTVASDSKAIDVLLEDRNTSAFTAMGDTSAEKEFKIKLENCNSSSYENVRVRFEGMADATGGSTVLANTGDAAGIGVQILDNGTPMDFTDHSGWSTTNTSLLDNEGNPQIPFTARYYATKSMAGIVAGTVDTTATFYLQYN